Within the Candidatus Neomarinimicrobiota bacterium genome, the region GGTGATTCAAAATGGATATTAAGTTTATCTGAGTTAAAAGAAACAGATAATAAACAAAGCTTTGTAGATTATAACTACCATCATCCCCAAGGGAAACTTGCGCTTTCTATTAAGAATCTTAATTTCAGTTATGAAAATAATCCGCAATCGGTGATTGACAATTGGTCATGTGAAATAAGTCACGCCCGGTCTATCGGTTTAATCGGAAAAAATGGTAAAGGAAAAACAACTTTATCGAATTTAATGACAGGGCTCATTCAACCGAATAGCGGTCGAATCGAAATGATTTTGAATGGACAAATTCCCAAAGTTGCCGCGTTAGATCAATTTCCAGAACGCATGTTGGGTCCCGATTCATTAGGTTCACTTTTATCTGAATTGGTGGCAAATAAGAAAATGAATTCTCATTTGGTTAATAAATGCATCAATAGACTCAATTCTTACCAGATCAATTGGGATATAGTTAAAGAACAATCGGCTTTAGATATTCCATGGTCCACATTACGGATGGCATTGATCATTATTCTGGCCCATTGTGATTATGACGTTCTTATTTTAGATGAACCAACCTTTGGACTCGGCTGGGAACAGAAGTTAATTTTAAGTCGTTTTTTTCAAGAGATTATGACTAACAAATATTTGATTCTCATTTCTCACGATAAACAATTCGTGTCGGCCCATT harbors:
- a CDS encoding ATP-binding cassette domain-containing protein, with the protein product MIDPVSFNLNFQKFENSNHFSFSPGLHVLYGESGCGKSQFIRLLAGYETNSESNFSFSDISIPKTIQIVFQNPENQILAHTLESELAFGPECLSLIPNDLQNKLANLKSELPFVDNWDRHPSSLSGGEMEMLNLVTAFSTNPLLVLIDDGLSFLNQESKVEWVTWIRNQIQDKKIILWFTSDPEDLRLGDSKWILSLSELKETDNKQSFVDYNYHHPQGKLALSIKNLNFSYENNPQSVIDNWSCEISHARSIGLIGKNGKGKTTLSNLMTGLIQPNSGRIEMILNGQIPKVAALDQFPERMLGPDSLGSLLSELVANKKMNSHLVNKCINRLNSYQINWDIVKEQSALDIPWSTLRMALIIILAHCDYDVLILDEPTFGLGWEQKLILSRFFQEIMTNKYLILISHDKQFVSAHCDFIYNLDSQSVKQNQNVTYAIKD